The Bacteroidota bacterium genomic sequence AGATTGCGTTTCCGCTTCTGGGATTTTTTTGTCAGAATGTGGCTGGAGAAAGCTTTCTCGCGCTTGAGCCGGCCTGAACCGGTTACTTTAAAACGCTTTTTCGCGCCACTATTGGATTTCATTTTTGGCATAACGTACGTCACCTCTGGGAGCAGTGCTGCTCAACGGGGTTCATCCCCAAAAAAGTCGACACTATACGCACGCAGTCTCCAATACGTTTCCGCCTTTTGTTAAGAAACGCCCAATTGTCTGGTTTTTTGAACCAAAAGTTACGGGGCAAACCCTGAAGGGCCGCCCCGTTATATCCTTTAGCAGGTATCAAAAGTCGCGTGCGCTTTTAGACGTGCCTGGCGCAAACAACGCTTTTGATCTAAACTGCCTATTTCTTCTTTTTCTGCGGAGACATGATCAACGTCATGCGCCGCCCCTCCATTCTTGGCCCCTGATCTACTTTACCAACCTCTTCGAGGGCCTGGATAAAGCGTTTCAGAAGCTGTGCGCCGTGGTCTTTGTACAAGATATCGCGGCCGCGAAACTGCACCCATGCTTTCACCATGTTTCCGTCAGACAGAAACTGGCGTGCATGTTTAACCTTAAACTCGAAGTCGTGCGTATCCGTACGCGGACGGAAACGAATCTCTTTGAGTGAGACCGTCTGGGTCTTTTTTCGCGCTTCTTTGTCTTTCTTCTGCTGTTCGTACTTGTATTTTCCGTAGTCAATAATCTTGCAGACCGGCGGCTCCGCGTTCGGAGAAATTTCTACCAGATCAAGATCATAACCTTCAGCAAGGGCCAATGCTTCTTCCAGGGTGTAAATACCATGTTTTCCACCCGGATCAACCACGCGCACTTTAGATGCCCTGATTTGCGTGTTTATTCGTACTCTTTGTTTTGCGATGACTTTTCTGAATTTGTTGCTGTTAATAACTAATTGCACCTGTTCGGCTGGTGCAAAGTAAGCCTTTTATTAAAAAAAGTGAAGAAATAATGTCACGCTGTCAATTCAGACCGGTTCCATCGTGATTGCCGGGTGTCGAATGCCGAAGGCCGATTTGCTGTGCAACATCACAACATATCGATCATGAATCAACGTGCATCAATCACCAATCGGGTTACCTAGTCGCCAATCGCCTCATCAATCTCCGCCTGAATCCGTTCGATAAACGCATCCAATGACACTGTTTCCTGCGCCCCTTTTCCATGCTGGCGAACCGCTACTGTGTTTTCTTCCAGTTCGCGCTTTCCGAGGACGAGCATATAAGGCGTTTTCTGGGTTTCTGCATCCCTGATTTTACGACCAATTTTTTCGTTGCGGAAATCGCATTCAGTCCGCAAGCCGGCTTTCATAAGCTTGCTCTTGATGGTTTCGGCATAGTCGAACAGATCTTGAGCAATAGGAAGCACAGTCACCTGTACCGGCGAGAGCCATGTCGGAAAGTTGCCACCGCAATGCTCAATCAGCACTCCAATAAACCGCTCTAGTGAACCCAATGCCGCGCGGTGAATCATTACAGGCCGGTGCTTTTCATTGTCTTCGCCAATGTAGGTCAAGTCAAAGCGCTCGGGCAAATTATAGTCCAATTGAACGGTGCCCAACTGCCAATCACGGCCCAGTGCATCTTTAACCATGAAATCTAGCTTGGGGCCGTAAAATGCAGCTTCCCCTTCTTCTTCGGTTATGTCTAGTCCCATTTCCACTGCTGCTTCCCTGATGGCCTGCTCTGCCTGATCCCACAGGGCATCATCTCCGGTATACTTCTCTTTGTTATTAGGGTCACGCAGGGACACCTGGGCTTTGTATGAATCGAAGCCAAGCGCAGTAAAGAGCGACAGAGTCAGCTCAATTGCATCTTTAAACTCTGCTTTCACCTGATCTGGCCGACAGAAGAGGTGCGAATCATCGATAGTAAACCCACGCACACGCGTCAGCCCGCCCATCTCACCAGACTGCTCGTAACGGTATAC encodes the following:
- the rpmI gene encoding 50S ribosomal protein L35, with translation MPKMKSNSGAKKRFKVTGSGRLKREKAFSSHILTKKSQKRKRNLRKKTLVATCDEPRMKRMISG
- the infC gene encoding translation initiation factor IF-3; its protein translation is MQLVINSNKFRKVIAKQRVRINTQIRASKVRVVDPGGKHGIYTLEEALALAEGYDLDLVEISPNAEPPVCKIIDYGKYKYEQQKKDKEARKKTQTVSLKEIRFRPRTDTHDFEFKVKHARQFLSDGNMVKAWVQFRGRDILYKDHGAQLLKRFIQALEEVGKVDQGPRMEGRRMTLIMSPQKKKK